AAGCGACTGGAATTGGCAGATCGCAAAGATCACACTGTCACGTGATAATCTGCGGAAATCTCCTCTGAGCCCCTCTTCGTGTTTGACTTCAGGCCTGGGGCCACCCACTTTCACGTCATGTTGATGTAGCGATGTGTTCTTCCAGGAGTttgctgttcacttcctgtatgaatgtagagcagaaaccatgatgtttttttacaaaccttACCATGTGCTTTCATTGCAAGGTGTCATTAACATGTCGTCCCAGAACATTAACAACAGGTGCAGGAGGATATGAAGATGAAATGTGTAATGTGCAATTGTGAAAGTCCGCTGACAAAGCGGTGATATTTCgtcagaatgagaacaggctgtccGTATTTGACGTTCTTGGAGGCGTCTCAGCTGACGCTTGTTACATGCGTCCTGTCTTTTCAatataaacttctgttttcacaggaaatgttcagtttctgcTCGGTAgatagtctttttcaaaataaaattacaacatGGGTAAAACACCTCGCATGTACTTTTATTTCCCTGTGCAACacaacacgtggttaggtttagaaaaaaaaaaacatcatggtttggcttaaaataacgCCACGTAGAACATTAAACTGTTACTAAAATAACTCCattaacttttggtttcacacaggaagtgaacagcaggctctggggtgaaagtccggtgttTGTTTTACCCATCCACCTGTCCTACATGGACCTTCTCACTACGGCCGTTACAGGCGAAGTCAGAAATTGTCACCACACACTGCGTATCATAACACCACGAAGAGTGACTAGCTGGTAGTGAGACCTTCAAATGTCGTCtaatagataaaataaacaaaataaactcacaaaatgtgAATGTGACGGAGCGGCCCCGTCACTGAGTGCGGGcagtgcacacatacacatacacacacacagacacacatgctaCGCGCTATGCGCTACACGTTACACACCACTCATCAAACATTTCCGAGCCCCGTTCTGGTCCACTACATTGGTTGCAATTATCGCCATAATTCACCGCCCCACAGTTCTGTAGTTTGCACGAGGGTGCACACTCGCCGTTCTGCACGCCTGTTCATACCCATCCATAtcacacagacactcaccgCAGACGCCAGGTTGTCCTCCCCGCTGCCCTCTGTCAGACGCCGAATCCGCCAAACAGGGGCATATCGAGTTCCTGGGGTTTAAAGGGGACGTAGCTGGAAAATGGTCACCTGattaatttaaatgtgtgtttgcgctaattatgtttattttgcagTACTGGAGACTGTATGTTGACATGTTGAACAGTGAATATTTAAAGGAGGTATTTCTCTGTATTTAACTATTTGTCAATACATTTTTGGTTGTTTCTATTTGtagggaaacactgatttcaaAGTTAATTATTCTTTTTGTGTCATGCCCAGTGGGAGGGGCTTATGATTTATAAGGCAGCCATCTTGTCCATGTTGGTGTGGAGAGTTGGTGGTACATGGCAGGTATTTGACAACAAGAGAAAGTACTGAGTGAGCGTGTTTTTGGACTATTGTCCTTGTTTTTTTGGCCGTTGGTCCAGCTGTAATTTGGGTTATTGAAGAACTCTGAACCCAGTGTACCTTTTTGTACATATTTTGTTGTTActttgtacatatttttttcactgttttggttggtttggtggaataaacactttgttttggttggtttggtggaataaacactttaaaacgTATCTTCCCGACTACGCCATATTTTTCCTGGAAGAACCCCGCTACAGTGAATAAAGGAAATATTCCTACAGCTGTTGTCCTTATCAGACGGAGGAAGTACAACTGTCAACAGTCTCAGGACAAGTTTCCCTCTTTAACAAACAAAGACGAGCTGAATTACCGGACCTCATTAGAATTTTCATTCAAAatggacagaaacaaaatcatACTCGCCAAACccatcttggttcatctctCCACTGTTCCACATGGACACGTGCACAGATCGACCTCAGGTGGTGTTCAAGCACCTAAACGTTTGGCCTCTGACCATCAGTGCGTTTCTGTTTGACGTTTTTCTTCCAATTCTTTTTCTAATtttgcattttagtttttaagtttGGCACATGGCATCAGCATGACTGTGTTGTCACAGTAACAGAGCATCCTGTAGAGCAGCGTCACGTCTTCCTGACCTGCCGGACAGACAGGTAACAACAGTGTTCACCCTGAGCCTCGGTATTGTTTGTAACTGTTATGAAATTAAACCATCTCAATACAGCCAAACTAATGTAGGCAACATCTCACCGTTCAGTTTAACAATGAGTAAACTGGTCTGATGTAAAAATCACACCGTCTCCCCCCAACTCTGTCACATTTAGTTCACCAGCCAGTGtcttttaaaaccaaaacttAATGTGAACTATTGTTTGTGTCCCCCACACTGCGGCTCTGATAGTTCATTAACGCCTCGTCCTCACCTCTGTATGTGACCGGTGTCTGTAGATCCATAAATATATGGATgctgcctctagtgtccaacgcaaggacATGCATGTTGGTAACACTCTCTATGAAGATCATATCTATAATGCTTTATAAGGCCATTCATAGTGAGATATAATGTGTTTATAATGCTCTATGACTACACTCAAAGACACATAATGCTTCCTGATGCACTTTATCAAACAGTCAGAAACATTATAGATGTGAGTTATAATGAATTATAAGTGTCTTATGGATGTCTTTGACTCGTTAAAGCAAGTACTCACCTCAACAATCAGCTGTAGTAAAGACTCAGAGTCTGTTATAATAGTCCGTATCATAAGTTATCACTGTGTAAAGTACATATTCATGTATCAATGATACTGTTTGCTTCACCATAACATTTCATTGTTGGTGTTCAGTAAagtgtgatttattttcatgtaattaaaataatctgtgCTGCATCATCAGTGATTAATGCCTATCATACACTGCAATACTTTGACAATACATTTGAAAGATTTAAGGCTGATACCGACTCACATCTGAACTCAACGTGTCACGGGTCATAGAGTTTTTAGCCACAGAAAGATTTTACAAGAACTGTGGATCTTGTAGAGTCACTGTCCTGTCACACTGTTCGCTTCAAAGAGGACAAAAAAGTCGTTAGAGATTGCTGCAGCATTTAAAATCCCCAATGAATATGCTGTATGCTAGCTAACCACTGTCCCAGTCCCAAACAAAGTTAGCCTACGTgcaagctaacgctagctactTGAATGTTTGCtattagcctacaagctaactgTACATTTCAGCGGAAGATTTTGAGCTTCATTCATATAAGTAGTTACATAATGTGATTTTTGAAGCTAGTAATCTTTAGTTGAAACATAAGGTGAGCTTACTGGCTAACACATAAGCTCACCGGCTAACATATGGTTAGCTTATTGGCTAACAAATAAGCTCACTGGCTAACACATAAGCTCACTGGCTAGCATGGTTATCTCATTGGCTAACACTTAAGCTCACTGGCTAACATGGTTAGCTCACTGGCTAACATGGTTATCTCATTGGCTAACACATAAGCTCATTGGCTAACATGGTTATTTCATTGGCTAACACATAAGCTCATTGGCTAACACATAAGCTCACTGGCTAACATATGGTTAGCTTACTGGCTAACACATAAGCTCACTGGCTAACATATGGTTAGCTTactggcaaacacataagctcaCTGGCTAACATATGGTTAGCTTACTGGCTAACACAAGCTCACTGGCCAAAATATGGTTAGCTTACTGGCTAACACATAAGTTCACTGGCCAACATATGGTTAGCTTATTGGCTAACACATATGCTCACTGGCTAACATATGGTTAGCTTACTGGCTAACACATAAGCTCACTGGCTAACATATGGTTATCTTATTGGCTAACACATATGCTCACTGGCTAAAATATGGTTAGCTTACTGGCTAACACATAAGCTCACTGGCTAACATATGGTTAGCTTATTGGCTAACACATAAGGTCACTGGCTAACACATaagggggaactgcccattgttccaaccatattaaactcattgttccgaagtccagttgttccgaaatcatcatgatgccctgtggttaaggtctggttaggtttaggcacaaaaaccacttggttaggatcaggaaaagatcatggtgtgggttaaaatgaaaaagaaagtgacaaacacataagccgtgagcctgctccacctcaagcctttcccagctgacccagagccggtcgcgacgcaccatcaaggtagaaataaacccgccgggagccgttcagcaccgcggaccgtcggactaatgggctgtcggaccaatgacatggaccccacaTAAGGTCACTGGCTAACACATATGTTCACTCACTAACACATAAGCTCACTGGCTAACACATATGCTCACTGGCTAACACATACGCTCACTGGCTAACATATGGTTAGCTTATTGGCTAACACATAAGCTCACTGGCTAACACATATGTTCACTCACTAACACATAAGCTCACTGGCTAACACATACGCTCACTGGCTAACATTTGGTTAGCTTATTGGCTAACACATAAGGTCACTGGCTAACATATGGTTAGCTCATTGGCTAACACATAAGCTCACTGGCTAACATATGGTTAGCTCACTGGCTAACACATAAGCTCACTGGGTAACATATGGTTAGCTCATTGGCTAACACATATGCTCACTCGCTAACCCATAAGCTCACTGGCTAACATATGGTTAGCTCATTGGCTAACACATAAGCTCACTGGCTAACATATGGTTATCTCACTGGCTAACACATATGCTCACTGGCTAACATGGTTATCTCACTGGCTAACACATAAGCTCACTGGCTAACATGGTTATCTCACTGGCTAACACATATGCTCACTGGCTAACACTCACTGGCTAACATGGTTATCTCACTGGCTAACACATATGCTCACTGGCTAACATGGTTATCTCATTGGCTAACACATATGCTCACTCGCTAACACATAAGCTCACTGGCTAACACATATGCTCACTGGCCAACATATGGTTAGCTTATTGGCTAACACTCCTGCAGGACGTCTTTCACCTCTGTGATATATGATGTGAAACCAAGGCTCGAAGGTGCTGATGACATGTTCAGGAGATACGGTCTTCCTGTCGGACATGTTACATGCTGCATTGGTTTCGCAGAATATGAGGTATATGAGCTCCGTGTGACAGTTAACCACCAGCTCCCTGGCGTCGTTAGCCACTCGTACGTCAGGGAGAGTTTCTTTAATCATCTTGTTGACAGCTGCTCTGGAGATGATGAGGTCGTCGTCATTTCCAGAGGAAGAGGCCATCATGGTCCTGCCCATAtagttagcttgtaggctaataGCAAACATtccagtagctaacgttagcttgcaaATAGCCTCTATGgtggttagccagttagctatAGCATACAGCATATTACAGGGATTACAAAGGCTGCAGCGAATTCTGTCTTCAGTTCCTTCTCCTTCTAAGGACACGTTGATGTGATGATAATTAATATGAAACATGGAGCTCTGATCAGCTCTGTATGTTTCACAGTCCAACAGAAACACATaactcacacattaacacaataATCCATGTACACACGTTAGTGTGGAGCAACTTACAGCTGGGAGATGATCTTCAGTTcactgtgagctgcagagtcCTGATGTTCATCACTGATCATCGACAGCAGCTGATGAAGCTGAGCTCGTCTTCATCTCCTCAGATGGTTGGTTGGTGCCATCTGGTGATCAGAGGCTGAACTCacgatcatcctgagaacactgagaactagggatgggcagcacaagcaaaaactcCTCACGgagtagtagtctctgcatgtttctcctgtttgtagaggagcatcaaactagctggtagcccatctcacaccgctgtagcaatcctatactgccctcgtgcagttaggagctgaattgcatgtcaaataaaggggggaaataagacggcgaatagtaatagtcgcattaaaaaatagatttttcaaaaataaaacgactattcaAAATTCGAAAATCATGACCCATCCCTACTGAGAACACAGAGCTCCTGATTCAGACTGAAGCTTTTCATCAGGACTCTGAGCTCAGGAGaggtttaggaaagttctcagtgaggaggtgtggtcgaCCCTGATGTCAGGTGTGATGTGATTGATTGTCaagcctgcgcagattcgatcatcagcgatcggcgcacaatgcatgctggttagttttgtgtccgacttcatcccgacttgctctgacgtattacaaaagtggacggcgataaaaccgcgagagcgaggcagccgcagtttttagagccaggcgctgcagctgctctccaccgactgcaccgcctggctctcacctgatctaacagctgattggttcagatgtcgactcaacaagatgacgttttagataaacttttcatttttgttgaattttagagattaagattgtatttgtctgatctgaaggtttattgtgtaacagaaacatgttgtgtgactgatggtgaagtttagtcgTCACAGACTGaacacattcatcataaaccacACAGAGTCTACTGTgtattaacactggactgttaCTGAAGTGTTTACCATCACACAGACTGGTGGTCATTCTTAAACTAAcatgtgtacagatgtgaagccctgactgtatctgactgagccttaatgaaagctgttgtcttgtatcaAATATGAAGCTTACAGTCAGACTCAGTGTATTCAGTCTCTGTTGCCATGGCGACAAGTcacactgatatgatgctgatttacagcagAGTTCatgaaccatgaacataaactacagatcacctgtaaagcatttgaataaatgaatctatcataattaaaacaactggagactgagaacaaactgatatatgggtctgatcactttaatgaattgacatcattcagacaggatgttagtgtgtctgtgacttcctgtacggactgaaggctgctggaaactgtccgacttcaccgcagcttgtTGTCACCGCCCCCGCtgcagccgcctgctctcgtctactttacaggcgaggcgcagttcatctcagTGTCCTAGTGTCAGTGTGATCACTGCTGCGCTGACCTCACATAcctcagtgatgatgtcatcattttatttatgacgTTATAGGGCTCGGTGGGAAATATGTGTGTATCCCTGATGACATCAACCACACATGTTCTTCCTGCACCATCTGATCTGTAGAtctcaaagacagacagacagacagacagacagacagatatagTTTCAGGTATGAGCTGGCTAACACTGAAACTcttcagcttcctgtttaaaaacagacactgaTTGGCTCTCTTAAAAATGCTCTCTGAGTTTCCATTAAAAGTTCATGTCTGGTCAATAACTGTACTGTGTGTACGGTGTCTTTGGATTCCCATTCAGTCACCCAGGCAGACAGGGCATCACAGTCAGTGGGTGGGGGGGGGCGTCTAGATCGGAGACGAGCAGGTGGTGGGTTGAAGATGTCGGCGTGGATAGGTAAATGGGGGGagtctttgaccttttggaggATCCTATAGGTGAGTTCAGTTCGTCTgatgttgggggggggggtatgtTAGATAGGACAGGGAGTGAGGGGAGCGGTGTTGAACGAATAGTTCCAGTTATGATTCGCATAGTGGAGTTAAGTTGGATGTCTACGTGGTGTGTGTGGGGTGACCTGGACCAGACAGGGGCACAGTGTTCTGCTGCATAATATGACAGGGCCAGAGCTGAGGTGCGCACTGTGGGGGCTGCTGCACCCCATTTTGCACCTGCAAGTTTGCAGAGGAGGTTGTTTCTGGATTTCACCTTTGCTGCCGCTCCTTTAAGATGTTCCCTGAATGACAGTGTCCTGTCCAGACTCACTTCCAGGTATGTTGGATTAGGGGCATGTCTGAGCTGATGTCGTTTACATGACAGCAGCGTTTGGGGTGCGTGAACACGCAACGGTTtcaaaacgggttccagagtgcaactttttttaaatcagcagctgtcatgtaaacttgcaatatgcagttcctctgaaaacagagacttttcgcacatgctcattatggttccagtcactaggcatgaacgagaaagtcgaccatcacaacaacaatggctcctgagctctgcttgtgctgctcagcCTGTTGGATTCATCAACGCTTCTACAGCAAAgagtagatttactgtagcaactccacctcgtcatccgtccagacaaacgttcctgaggttgccattttgtttgtttatacatgtcacactgccacctactggcctgcCATGTGCACtacagcgtttttggtcatttttgcagatCAGTGTGCACGGTGATTGGTATCAAAATGTTGTCATCTGAACGCGGAACAATTTTCTAAATGAAATTGAGAAACGATTCAGTTTTCAGCGGATGGgttttgtgtaaacatggcctgAGAGTGTTTGTGACCACGACGACCCTGAGGAGCAGAACCTGAGATCTGACTGGGTGTCTGCTTCACATTAAATACACATGAATACGTCACTAACACTGAACTCATGAGCAGAGCATCAACATAAATCAGAAAATGACTTCATGCAGCTCAGAGAGAGGAGATAAAAACACTTCCTCCATGATCCGTGATGATCGGTTGGATCAATCAGAACACCTCCGGCTCCAGGACgcagctgctgcagacacaTTCACCTTTACTTAATGGATTCATCTGGAGGATAATCACTGTGAGGTCAAAGTTTATTATGACCATATATAGACATCAGCACGCTGCCGGTTTCCTGTGTGCAAGTTTGGTTTCACTGTGTCCCTGAACACATCACCTGTATGAGAGACCTGCTGCTCCGCCTGCTCTCCTCCACCGTCCTCTATGATAAGACTGACTCTGTTAGAACACTTTATTGaataacaggaaacacaacTTGATTATTTCACTCTTTATttgttcatcatcatcatcatcatcatcatcatctttaaccCTGCCCCGCCCACAGGAAGACGCTAAAGGCACCAAAACGTGTCTCAAACACAGTTTTTAAtcataaaatactttaaaatcaACCATCAGTGGCGATGACGTCATGATGACGTCACACAGAGGATCAAACAAGAGACGTCAGCTGTTGGTCGACACACTGAGGAGAGTTTCTATTGGCTCAAACTCAGACTGACTGTCTTTAAatatgatgaagatgatggtgatgaagatgaagtcttcctgtctcctctctgctcGGAGGTTTCCAGGTTTAATCACGTCGTCTCTGTGGGAACTGATGttctcaaacaggaagtgattaACTCTGTAAATCCAGCAgaacaaactaaacaaacacaaactgaagctttattttatcttcaaacacacacacacatacacacacacacacacatacacacacacacacacgcacgcacgcacacacacacaacacacacacNtacacacacacacacacatacacacacacacacacacacacacgcacacacacacacacacacacacacacacacacacacacacacacacacacacttcctgtttgtacAATGTCCTCATTTTCAATGTTCAACCAGAGACGAGCAGACGACGCCGACGACGAATCAACATCCAGAACGACCAGGACAAAAAGGtttaacaaaataaagcaggccgctcttattttgaaaagacgaCTCAGAACACAGAGGAACATGAAGTCACTGggtttattaatattaatgatgAAATGTGAAACATTGATCTGATACGTTTATTGATTATAGTTTATAATGTGTTGATGGGTGAAGCTGTCAgtggtgaggatgatgatgaggaggatgaggaggatgaaggtCAGTGTCTGGGCGTCTGGTGGGACCTCTGGCGGTACTCAGGCAGGTGATGAAGGATCCAGGCGGCCGGAGTCAACATGGCCACCGCAAACACCGATATGACGAAGAAACTTTGCTGCCcgagacaaaaacaaccaatcagagaagagatctgacacatcacatgacatcatcaggaaaTAATCGATCATCTATAAACAGTCTAAGTTTTCTGATTTCATTGATCGATGACTGAAAGGAAAATAACTGATCAGTGTCGTATTGATTAGAACCACATGTGGAAGTTAAACAGCTTCAATCAACCTTTATTGATAAATCAACTTCCTGTTCAGGTCGaactgattattgattattgattctGACAAACACGAGTGATATGAGATCAATAAATATTCTTCAGTCTGATgaaaggcagacagacaggcagacagacagacagacagacagagagagagacagacaaacacacagacagacagacagagagacagagagacacacagacagacagagagacacacagacagacagagagacagacagacacacagacagacagacacacagacagacagacacacagacagagactcaCCGTGGCTCCGATCTTGTTCCTGGGAGGTTTGCTGTAGATCGTCTTCTTCGTCTCCCTCAGGATGTCTTTGGGACGAGTCAGAGTGGACACAGAAACATTTCCCATCATCCTCAGGACACCGCTCGCCATCGTCACGGCAACAAATACCTGGTCAGTTAGCAGCACCTGCtgggctctgattggctgcttctGAGTTCAGgtttgtctgtctgactgtcgctgatgatgatgatgatgatgatgatgtgtccACTGAGAGCTGCTGAGGCTGAATGTGAAGGAGCAGACgggggaggagaagaagaggaggaggagggggaggaggaggaggaggaggaggaggtgcagtgGTCCCAGCAGAAGCCTGATGATTGGACAGTCAGACTTCAGAGTTTAGAGAAAGCAGTTTGTTGATCTTTGTTAAATGAGGTGAGGAGCAAACAGCAGCTGGTCTGCAGCCCAACAATCAGCTGATTAGATGTCCTGTGCAGAACAAACAGGACTGATGGAGGACAGACGAGTGATGTGATGGAGGACGAGGGGTTAATGTGACGAGTGTTTGATGTGCAGAAACAGAGCTGCAGCTTCACGAAGAGACGACCTGTGAACACGACACATGACattaaacacaaagacacacagcacaAAGTGACGCCATATTGTTACTACATCACCTTTGAAGTTCATGAGCTGCCCAGCTGGAGTAAAGATCTGACATGAATACAACATAATCTTATTAATAAAGCACATTGTTAAACATCTTGTGAGCTCATGTGTAACCTGACGGCCCGTCTTCACGTCCTTGTTAGGTTGATTTGATGATAACATGAAATCAGTTGCAGTAGTTTTCTCAGACGACTCATCATTACAAAGCTGAGCTCCTCACGGTGCCGTTAATTCTGACCATGCCAACATACGACCGCCACAGCAGGTTCAGTAAACACTTCTgtcacatacacaaacagttATAACTCTATGAAACTTTAATCCACAGATCAACATCATCCCGACAGAATCGTTCCTCACACACTCCCAAAGGTCCAGATGATCCAAACCCAGATAAACATTTGGTCCAAACATATTATTACATCCACAGATacccacacactgctgctgtgtccTTAAACGTTCAAATCTCTCCACAAATGATCCATCCTTTCTTCAGTTCACATGTAAATATCGCTGATAACTTGCTGTCAAAATGGAGGCGAACTCCTGACCTTCTGATTGACACCTTTCTTTAGCGACTAGGAACTTCCATGTTCTCACTAAaccgtctccaccaaaccctttcagtccagcacctttggaaccagcagtaagccttcagacatggtacctagaccctgggtctgttcagacagtcctcttaaatgtgggcggggttgttgtcactcactgctccgtccagcactcgctgtatttcctcatcagcggtgNNNNNNNNNNNNNNNNNNNNNNNNNNNNNNNNNNNNNNNNNNNNNNNNNNNNNNNNNNNNNNNNNNNNNNNNNNNNNNNNNNNNNNNNNNNNNNNNNNNNNNNNNNNNNNNNNNNNNNNNNNNNNNNNNNNNNNNNNNNNNNNNNNNNNNNNNNNNNNNNNNNNNNNNNNNNNNNNNNNNNNNNNNNNNNNNNNNNNNNNNNNNNNNNNNNNNNNNNNNNNNNNNNNNNNNNNNNNNNNNNNNNNNNNNNNNNNNNNNNNNNNNNNNNNNNNNNNNNNNNNNNNNNNNNNNNNNNNNNNNNNNNNNNNNNNNNNNaaaaggtccaatactaacaagctgaaagggggcatatctccacctatcgtagaggagtcgcacatacttggctcaataaatggattcccctcccgtgcttgtatactgggacaaggacagtaggccagttaaatgtcctcgtccagctgggactgtagctccacttcactgtgactgttaCTGACACTGCGGAGCTCCAGAGTTTTTAACTCCTTCCTGTCCCCACAGACTGATACATGTTCAGAGATGATTAACAAACGGCTCCTCTGTTGTcttaaagggaaaaaatgttttttttttaaataaatgtaggtTTTCCAGTGTGTTTTTAATACTCAGTGAGCTCCTAAACACATTTctatctttgatttttttttaactcgtAATAAGTTCA
The sequence above is drawn from the Epinephelus moara isolate mb chromosome 12, YSFRI_EMoa_1.0, whole genome shotgun sequence genome and encodes:
- the si:dkey-85n7.8 gene encoding COX8 domain-containing protein, which translates into the protein MASGVLRMMGNVSVSTLTRPKDILRETKKTIYSKPPRNKIGATQSFFVISVFAVAMLTPAAWILHHLPEYRQRSHQTPRH